Proteins from a single region of Ziziphus jujuba cultivar Dongzao chromosome 1, ASM3175591v1:
- the LOC107425230 gene encoding glyoxylate/succinic semialdehyde reductase 2, chloroplastic isoform X1, with amino-acid sequence MSSLVKTSYSHNVASTAMAMCSSFCPQIPNQFRGRPISSFPSRQPFSVPFKAFTSQANIKEDQLPARIGFLGIGIMGFPMAQNLIKAGCDVTVWNRTKSKCEPLISLGAKYKSFPEEVAASCDVTFSMLADPESAVDVACGKHGAANGMSPGKGYVDVSTVDGETSKLIYGRIKATGALSLEAPVSGSKKPAEDGQLIFLTAGDKSLYDTVAPLLDIMGKSRFYLGDIGNGAAMKLVVNMIMGSMMASFSEGLLLSEKVGLDPSVLVEVVSQGAISAPMYSMKGPSMIQSLYPTAFPLKHQQKDLRLALGLAESVSQPTPIAAAANELYKVAKSHGLSDQDFSAVIESLKGKLQQ; translated from the exons ATGTCCTCCTTAGTCAAGACCAGTTACAGTCACAACGTAGCATCAACTGCCATGGCAATGTGCTCAAGCTTCTGTCCTCAGATTCCTAACCAATTTAGAGGGAGACCCATTTCCTCTTTCCCTTCAAGACAACCGTTTTCTGTTCCTTTCAAGGCTTTCACTTCTCAAGCGAACATCAAAG AAGACCAATTGCCAGCACGAATTGGTTTTCTTGGTATTGGAATTATGGGCTTTCCAATGGCACAGAATCTCATAAAAGCTGG GTGTGATGTGACTGTTTGGAACAGGACCAAGAGCAAATGTGAGCCCCTCATAAGCTTAGGTGCAAA ATATAAATCATTTCCTGAGGAAGTAGCCGCATCTTGTGATGTCACATTTTCCATGCTTGCTGATCCTGAAAGTGCA GTTGATGTTGCTTGTGGAAAGCATGGTGCTGCAAATGGTATGAGTCCAGGAAAAGG GTATGTGGATGTTTCAACTGTTGATGGTGAAACTTCCAAATTGATTTATGGACGTATTAAAGCAACTGGGGCATTATCTTTGGAG GCTCCAGTTTCAGGTTCAAAAAAGCCAGCAGAAGATGGGCAATTGATATTTCTTACTGCAG GAGATAAATCTCTTTATGATACGGTTGCTCCTCTCTTGGACATTATGGGGAAG TCAAGATTTTACCTCGGGGACATTGGAAATGGGGCTGCTATGAAACTTGTTGTCAACATGATTATGGGAAG TATGATGGCATCATTCTCTGAAGGATTACTTCTCAGTGAGAAAGTGGGACTGGACCCAAGTGTACTAGTTGAG GTTGTCTCACAGGGTGCGATCAGCGCACCAATGTACTCGATGAAAGGTCCATCAATGATCCAATCCCTTTATCCTACCGCATTTCCGCTAAAGCACCAGCAGAAG GACTTGAGGCTTGCTCTGGGATTAGCAGAGTCTGTTTCTCAGCCCACTCCAATTGCTGCAGCTGCAAATGAACTATATAAAGTAGCAAAATCTCATGGCCTTAGCGACCAGGATTTTTCAGCAGTCATTGAATCATTGAAAGGAAAGTTGCAGCAATAA
- the LOC107425209 gene encoding heterogeneous nuclear ribonucleoprotein 1 isoform X1, with protein MDGFSEQGQYGDDTMHYNDQEFHKEFEQREQQHDSGLGFAMRDSIGGHRDSASGKLFVGGVAWETTEESFADYFSKYGEIIDSVIMIDKHSGRPRGFGFVTFADPAVADKVLEEDHVLDSRAVEVKRTVPREDMEVRGIIKTKKIFVGGLPASLTNDELREYFSLYGSIVDYQIMLDYKTGRSRGFGFITFENEDAVEKIFLEGKIHELGGKQVEIKRAEPRKGGDYNGNAVKSHGGFDSAAGRYGGYNSGNWYNGKMGRGYDGYSAYDVYGNYVGDYGGSYVGFYGGYPYGFGYGGTMYGSAGFGGNGYGIPGGYIGVTAYGGNNGRGYGNGFVDHNSGAGNGGFDTGKGYDRSDVYMNGRYHPYLK; from the exons ATGGATGGTTTTTCAGAACAGGGTCAATATGGAGATGATACAATGCATTACAATGACCAAGAATTTCACAAGGAATTTGAACAGAGAGAGCAGCAACATGATTCAGGGCTTGGTTTCGCAATGAGGGATTCAATTGGTGGTCACCGTGATTCAGCTTCAGG AAAACTTTTCGTTGGAGGGGTTGCTTGGGAGACTACTGAAG AAAGCTTTGCTGATTACTTCAGCAAGTATGGAGAGATAATTGATTCTGTTATAATGATTGACAAACATTCTGGGAGGCCAAGGGGTTTTGGATTTGTGACATTTGCTGATCCTGCAGTTGCTGATAAGGTTTTGGAAGAAGACCATGTCTTAGACAGTCGAGCG GTGGAAGTGAAGAGGACTGTCCCCAGGGAGGATATGGAGGTTAGGGGCATAATAAAGACAAAGAAAATCTTTGTTGGTGGCTTACCAGCATCTTTGACCAATG ATGAATTGAGGGAATATTTCTCTTTATATGGTAGCATTGTTGATTATCAGATCATGCTAGACTATAAAACTGGGCGTTCTAGAGGATTTGGGTTTATTACATTCGAAAATGAAGATGctgttgaaaaaatatttttggagggAAAAATTCATGAACTAGGAGGCAAACAG GTGGAAATAAAAAGGGCTGAGCCTAGAAAGGGTGGTGATTACAATGGCAATGCTGTTAAGTCTCATGGTGGTTTTGATAGTGCTGCAGGTAGATATGGTGGTTATAATTCTGGAAATTGGTATAATGGAAAAATGGGAAGGGGCTATGATGGGTACAGTGCCTATGACGTTTATGGCAATTATGTGGGAGACTACGGTGGCAGCTATGTTGGTTTTTATGGTGGATATCCATATGGATTTGGATATGGAGGAACCATGTATGGCAGTGCTGGTTTCGGAGGCAATGGTTATGGCATTCCTGGTGGTTACATTGGAGTGACTGCATATGGTGGCAATAACGGTAGAGGGTATGGAAATGGTTTTGTTGACCATAATAGTGGTGCTGGCAATGGCGGTTTTGATACTGGTAAAGGATACGATAGGAGCGATGTTTATATGAATGGAAGATATCATCCTTACCTTAAGTGA
- the LOC107425230 gene encoding glyoxylate/succinic semialdehyde reductase 2, chloroplastic isoform X2, with the protein MSSLVKTSYSHNVASTAMAMCSSFCPQIPNQFRGRPISSFPSRQPFSVPFKAFTSQANIKDQLPARIGFLGIGIMGFPMAQNLIKAGCDVTVWNRTKSKCEPLISLGAKYKSFPEEVAASCDVTFSMLADPESAVDVACGKHGAANGMSPGKGYVDVSTVDGETSKLIYGRIKATGALSLEAPVSGSKKPAEDGQLIFLTAGDKSLYDTVAPLLDIMGKSRFYLGDIGNGAAMKLVVNMIMGSMMASFSEGLLLSEKVGLDPSVLVEVVSQGAISAPMYSMKGPSMIQSLYPTAFPLKHQQKDLRLALGLAESVSQPTPIAAAANELYKVAKSHGLSDQDFSAVIESLKGKLQQ; encoded by the exons ATGTCCTCCTTAGTCAAGACCAGTTACAGTCACAACGTAGCATCAACTGCCATGGCAATGTGCTCAAGCTTCTGTCCTCAGATTCCTAACCAATTTAGAGGGAGACCCATTTCCTCTTTCCCTTCAAGACAACCGTTTTCTGTTCCTTTCAAGGCTTTCACTTCTCAAGCGAACATCAAAG ACCAATTGCCAGCACGAATTGGTTTTCTTGGTATTGGAATTATGGGCTTTCCAATGGCACAGAATCTCATAAAAGCTGG GTGTGATGTGACTGTTTGGAACAGGACCAAGAGCAAATGTGAGCCCCTCATAAGCTTAGGTGCAAA ATATAAATCATTTCCTGAGGAAGTAGCCGCATCTTGTGATGTCACATTTTCCATGCTTGCTGATCCTGAAAGTGCA GTTGATGTTGCTTGTGGAAAGCATGGTGCTGCAAATGGTATGAGTCCAGGAAAAGG GTATGTGGATGTTTCAACTGTTGATGGTGAAACTTCCAAATTGATTTATGGACGTATTAAAGCAACTGGGGCATTATCTTTGGAG GCTCCAGTTTCAGGTTCAAAAAAGCCAGCAGAAGATGGGCAATTGATATTTCTTACTGCAG GAGATAAATCTCTTTATGATACGGTTGCTCCTCTCTTGGACATTATGGGGAAG TCAAGATTTTACCTCGGGGACATTGGAAATGGGGCTGCTATGAAACTTGTTGTCAACATGATTATGGGAAG TATGATGGCATCATTCTCTGAAGGATTACTTCTCAGTGAGAAAGTGGGACTGGACCCAAGTGTACTAGTTGAG GTTGTCTCACAGGGTGCGATCAGCGCACCAATGTACTCGATGAAAGGTCCATCAATGATCCAATCCCTTTATCCTACCGCATTTCCGCTAAAGCACCAGCAGAAG GACTTGAGGCTTGCTCTGGGATTAGCAGAGTCTGTTTCTCAGCCCACTCCAATTGCTGCAGCTGCAAATGAACTATATAAAGTAGCAAAATCTCATGGCCTTAGCGACCAGGATTTTTCAGCAGTCATTGAATCATTGAAAGGAAAGTTGCAGCAATAA
- the LOC107425209 gene encoding heterogeneous nuclear ribonucleoprotein 1 isoform X2 — MDGFSEQGQYGDDTMHYNDQEFHKEFEQREQQHDSGLGFAMRDSIGGHRDSASGKLFVGGVAWETTEESFADYFSKYGEIIDSVIMIDKHSGRPRGFGFVTFADPAVADKVLEEDHVLDSRAVEVKRTVPREDMEVRGIIKTKKIFVGGLPASLTNDELREYFSLYGSIVDYQIMLDYKTGRSRGFGFITFENEDAVEKIFLEGKIHELGGKQVEIKRAEPRKGGDYNGNAVKSHGGYNSGNWYNGKMGRGYDGYSAYDVYGNYVGDYGGSYVGFYGGYPYGFGYGGTMYGSAGFGGNGYGIPGGYIGVTAYGGNNGRGYGNGFVDHNSGAGNGGFDTGKGYDRSDVYMNGRYHPYLK, encoded by the exons ATGGATGGTTTTTCAGAACAGGGTCAATATGGAGATGATACAATGCATTACAATGACCAAGAATTTCACAAGGAATTTGAACAGAGAGAGCAGCAACATGATTCAGGGCTTGGTTTCGCAATGAGGGATTCAATTGGTGGTCACCGTGATTCAGCTTCAGG AAAACTTTTCGTTGGAGGGGTTGCTTGGGAGACTACTGAAG AAAGCTTTGCTGATTACTTCAGCAAGTATGGAGAGATAATTGATTCTGTTATAATGATTGACAAACATTCTGGGAGGCCAAGGGGTTTTGGATTTGTGACATTTGCTGATCCTGCAGTTGCTGATAAGGTTTTGGAAGAAGACCATGTCTTAGACAGTCGAGCG GTGGAAGTGAAGAGGACTGTCCCCAGGGAGGATATGGAGGTTAGGGGCATAATAAAGACAAAGAAAATCTTTGTTGGTGGCTTACCAGCATCTTTGACCAATG ATGAATTGAGGGAATATTTCTCTTTATATGGTAGCATTGTTGATTATCAGATCATGCTAGACTATAAAACTGGGCGTTCTAGAGGATTTGGGTTTATTACATTCGAAAATGAAGATGctgttgaaaaaatatttttggagggAAAAATTCATGAACTAGGAGGCAAACAG GTGGAAATAAAAAGGGCTGAGCCTAGAAAGGGTGGTGATTACAATGGCAATGCTGTTAAGTCTC ATGGTGGTTATAATTCTGGAAATTGGTATAATGGAAAAATGGGAAGGGGCTATGATGGGTACAGTGCCTATGACGTTTATGGCAATTATGTGGGAGACTACGGTGGCAGCTATGTTGGTTTTTATGGTGGATATCCATATGGATTTGGATATGGAGGAACCATGTATGGCAGTGCTGGTTTCGGAGGCAATGGTTATGGCATTCCTGGTGGTTACATTGGAGTGACTGCATATGGTGGCAATAACGGTAGAGGGTATGGAAATGGTTTTGTTGACCATAATAGTGGTGCTGGCAATGGCGGTTTTGATACTGGTAAAGGATACGATAGGAGCGATGTTTATATGAATGGAAGATATCATCCTTACCTTAAGTGA
- the LOC107425256 gene encoding chromatin modification-related protein EAF7, with amino-acid sequence MEIVDEDGAKIAIPNGVKVVFGRGFGFNTDDRTVSRRHVELEVYDEAGGSQTEPRVSFEVLGKNPIWVRSRTDGEVRVFRRLEKGEMVPGDSFCVSGNRPTWFSLRKVGVGDEVEVEEGETRALAVEGELAESFEDFDVSGIDPVKEFGFVVMGHEFDLYPKHKIRNMKSWDWFLEEPRKESEGDDEKFEKKVRTTGKRKKRKDEGNDDDDEWTGESEDDKELVVNMKKVNRPKYSTRSKDRDEPQKYKKSSKISKQKKTYVADEDEDQETLGGFVVGDDEVDQEETNDEEEEEEEEFVEDDDDELDD; translated from the exons ATGGAGATTGTGGACGAAGACGGGGCAAAAATTGCAATACCAAACGGTGTTAAGGTCGTGTTTGGAAGAGGATTTGGGTTCAACACCGACGATCGAACAGTTTCTCGTCGCCACGTTGAGTTGGAAGTTTATGACGAAGCAGGAGGTTCACAGACTGAGCCCAGAGTTTCATTTGAGGTTTTGGGGAAGAACCCCATTTGGGTTAGGAGCAGAACAGATGGGGAAGTTAGGGTTTTTAGGAGGTTGGAGAAGGGTGAGATGGTGCCAGGGGATTCGTTCTGTGTTTCTGGAAATAGACCCACATGGTTTTCTCTGAGAAAAGTTGGAGTTGGGGATGAAGTTGAAGTTGAAGAAGGAGAAACGAGAGCTTTGGCGGTTGAAGGTGAATTGGCTGAgagttttgaggattttgatgtTTCCGGCATTGACCCTGTTAAAG AGTTTGGTTTTGTTGTGATGGGGCATGAGTTCGACCTCTATCCCAAACATAAGATCCGTAATATGAAGAGCTGGGATTGGTTCCTTGAAGAACCTAGGAAAGAGAGCGAAGGCGACGATGAGAAGTTTGAGAAGAAAGTGAGGACGAcagggaaaagaaagaagagaaaggatgaaggaaatgatgatgatgatgaatggACCGGTGAGAGTGAAGATGATAAGGAGCTTGTTGTGAATATGAAAAAAGTTAATAGGCCAAAATATTCTACTAGATCAAAAGATCGTGATGAGCCTCAGAAGTATAAAAAAAGTAGTAAAATTTCTAAACAGAAGAAAACTTATGTtgcagatgaagatgaagatcaaGAAACACTTGGAGGATTTGTTGTTGGTGATGATGAGGTGGACCAAGAAGAAActaatgatgaagaagaagaagaagaagaagagtttGTGGAAGATGACGATGATGAATTAGATGATTAA